The nucleotide window AACCTTACTGCTAATCAAGCTTTAGCATCACCGTGTGCCTACGTCTTGTGCGTCTTTGTCTCAAGCTGCCTGAACTGCCTTGGCTATGCTTCTCTACTGGCGATGACACTTATTGGACTTGGTGACACTTGTCTATAGGTGTTAGACAGTGAACCCGGTTTCACTGGCTTCATCTCGTCTCactcccccttcttccatTCATTTGATTCTCATGAACATCATGAGTCAGTCCTACGCATCTTATTCATCTCACGAGCCCAATCTCATCTCAGCTCAAATACATTATTGCTTCATCTCACATCCCATCTCATGCATCTCTCTCATGACATCATCTCGCATCTCATTGATTCATTACTATACATCCCAAACCTCATATTCTACCTCACAGACTAACCCTACCGACGGTACGTGATCCTGTCCAGAGTCACAGCAGCAGTCTGCAACACCTCGGCCGCAGACTCACCCAGGTAAAAGCTATATTCCCCTGCCTCAACGACCCATTGCCGCTCCGTCTCGTCAAACGAGGCAAAGTCCTTGGCCGTCACACTAAGCTTCACCGTCTGCGTCTCCCCGGCTTGCAGCCGGACCTTGTCAAACGCCACGAGTACCTTGACCGGTGTGTCCGCCGACCGCTCCGTCTTCCCGGCGTAGACCTGCACCACGgccccgccggcgacggccccCGTATTGGACACATTCACCGAGACCTCAAACTCGTCCGCCACGTCGGCTTTCCTGGCGACCCGGAAGCCGGCGTTGTCAAAGGTCGTGTACGAGAGGCCGTAGCCGAACGGGAAGTTCACCACCTCCTTTCCGACCCGGTCGTAGTGCCTGTACCCGACGAACATGCCCTCGGCGTACTCGACCCGGAGCTGGCCCCCGGCGTCCCTCTCGCCGGGGAAGTTCCCGTGCGCCGgcgcgtcctcgacgcgcgCCGGGAAGCTGACGGGCAGCTTTCCCTCCGGGCACACGGCGCCCGTGAGcacgtcggcgatggcgttgcCGCACTCCTGGCCGGGGAACCACGACtgcgcgagggcggcgacgtcgccaagCCACGGCAtcgcgacggcgacgcccgtcgagttgacgacgatggtgttcctgttcgccgccgccaccaccccGATCAGCCCGTCCTGGTCGCACGGCAGGTGGAACGACTCCTGGTCGCGGCCCTCCGTCTCCCACTGCGGGTCGTGGCCCGTGAAGACGACGGCcacgtcggcctcggacgCTACGCGGGCCGCCTCCCCCTGcaggtcggcgtcgcggtCCGACTCGAGCGCGAAGCCCATGCGCACGCCGGTGCGGccctcgaggatctcgaggCCGATCCGCGCGGGCGGCTCGCTGTGCACACGCAGGCGGTACGTCCGCCCCGCGACGAAGGCGTGCTTGATCTCGGGCTCGTTGGccgcgaggaagagggcgccCATCGGGTCGGCGCAGTTGCCCTTCtgctcgaagacgacgtcgtcgtcgacccaGACCTGCGTCGGGCCGATGCCGGAGCAGGCGATGTAGTGCGTGCCCGTCTCCGAGGGCGTGAAGTcgccgacgatgtcgagCGTCTTCCACATGGACTCCTGCGAGCCCAGCGGGGAGTAGGCCGAGTTCGGGTACCCGTGGAGCACAGACACCGGGTCGGCGCCGGGGTTGTGGAAGTCGTGGAAGACGCGGCTGAAGCCCggctggccgtcgaggccgacgatggcgccgacggtgtTGCTGCCGGTGGCTTCCTTGGTGATGGGCGGCAGGAGACGTTCCTTGTGAGCGCCCTTGGCGTAGGTGAAGgtcacgtcgtcgtcgtccccaAAGGCCGAGTGAAGCGCGTCCCACGGCGAGAGCCGGTAGTGCGCGTTGacgctcgcgctgccgccgccgtgcgc belongs to Colletotrichum higginsianum IMI 349063 chromosome 5, whole genome shotgun sequence and includes:
- a CDS encoding Beta-glucosidase — translated: MAEKTDIDAILKSLALEEKVRLLAGRNFVETGDVPEKGVPAIKTTDGPNGTRGAAIDGSTKAACFPAACSIAATFDREIARSVGRALAQESKAKGARCLLAPTVCIHRHPLGGRNFESYSEDPFLAGKLASEMIQGCQSLGVSATIKHFVANEQETARTTVDEAISERALREIYLKPFEIAVKEARPWAIMSAYNLINGKHCDSNAWLLKEVLRGEWGWDGLVMSDWGGTNSVAEGINAGMDIEMPGPPRIRKPAAVLDAVKNGEVTEAAIDECVRTILEWTEKLNGFRDPTITVEKAIDRPEHRALIRDAGARGIVLLKNDNGILPLTKEKVRGKTIALIGYAKDGLAHGGGSASVNAHYRLSPWDALHSAFGDDDDVTFTYAKGAHKERLLPPITKEATGSNTVGAIVGLDGQPGFSRVFHDFHNPGADPVSVLHGYPNSAYSPLGSQESMWKTLDIVGDFTPSETGTHYIACSGIGPTQVWVDDDVVFEQKGNCADPMGALFLAANEPEIKHAFVAGRTYRLRVHSEPPARIGLEILEGRTGVRMGFALESDRDADLQGEAARVASEADVAVVFTGHDPQWETEGRDQESFHLPCDQDGLIGVVAAANRNTIVVNSTGVAVAMPWLGDVAALAQSWFPGQECGNAIADVLTGAVCPEGKLPVSFPARVEDAPAHGNFPGERDAGGQLRVEYAEGMFVGYRHYDRVGKEVVNFPFGYGLSYTTFDNAGFRVARKADVADEFEVSVNVSNTGAVAGGAVVQVYAGKTERSADTPVKVLVAFDKVRLQAGETQTVKLSVTAKDFASFDETERQWVVEAGEYSFYLGESAAEVLQTAAVTLDRITYRR